CAGGAGGAAAAATTCAGTCAGGAAAAGCGACCATTGTGGCTGGAATTATTATGATACTCTTTCTTTTTCTTGGCGAATCCATTCTGTCATTGTTTGGCGTTGACTTCGCCTCTTTTGCCATAGCAGGAGCAATCGTGATCTTTTTCCTAGCCCTTGAAATGGTTCTGGGTGTTGATATTTTCAAACAAAGTCCAGGTGGCGACTCTACCACAAGCATAGTTCCTTTAGCCTTCCCATTAATTGCTGGAGCTGGTACATTAACGACTATATTATCAATTCGAGCAGAATATCAGTTTGAGAATGTACTTATTGGGATAATTGTCA
This is a stretch of genomic DNA from Bacteroidota bacterium. It encodes these proteins:
- a CDS encoding MarC family protein, producing the protein MDLQLSFKEIFSVTLVLFAVIDILGSVPIVIDLKIKAGGKIQSGKATIVAGIIMILFLFLGESILSLFGVDFASFAIAGAIVIFFLALEMVLGVDIFKQSPGGDSTTSIVPLAFPLIAGAGTLTTILSIRAEYQFENVLIGIIVNLLFVFLVLKSTDWIQKKIGHGGVNVLRKIFGIILLAIAIKLFRNSLGF